The following proteins come from a genomic window of Brevibacillus antibioticus:
- the nadE gene encoding NAD(+) synthase, with amino-acid sequence MDKFQEHLANYQIHVKEDVEKRIAFIREQIDGNGLGGAVVGISGGIDSAVTAALCVRALGSERVIGVWLPAYSQTVHETDSKQLAEAIGMNLHTVDVGPAYDALVPAIEGVLGLDDKTKGNTKARLRMTVLYAIANQKGYLVADTCNRSEIHVGYMTKGGDGLADFNPVASLTKHEMRILAAELGVPGEIITKPPSADLWEGQTDEQEMGFTYEDLDRLLITGETRPAAKERIDYLHRISEHKRNIMPGI; translated from the coding sequence GTGGACAAGTTTCAAGAACATCTGGCGAACTACCAGATTCATGTAAAAGAAGACGTGGAAAAACGTATTGCCTTTATTCGTGAGCAAATTGACGGAAATGGCCTCGGCGGTGCAGTCGTCGGTATTTCTGGAGGGATTGACAGTGCCGTTACGGCAGCGCTGTGTGTGCGTGCATTAGGCTCTGAACGCGTCATTGGCGTTTGGTTGCCTGCATACTCGCAAACTGTTCATGAAACGGATTCCAAGCAACTTGCTGAAGCGATTGGAATGAATTTGCACACGGTAGATGTAGGGCCAGCCTACGACGCTTTGGTTCCTGCTATCGAAGGTGTACTTGGGCTTGATGATAAAACAAAGGGAAATACAAAGGCTCGCTTGCGCATGACAGTTCTGTACGCCATCGCTAACCAAAAAGGATACTTGGTAGCGGATACGTGCAACCGCAGCGAGATTCATGTTGGCTATATGACAAAAGGCGGAGACGGTCTTGCTGACTTTAATCCAGTAGCTAGCCTGACGAAGCATGAGATGAGGATTCTTGCTGCTGAGCTCGGGGTGCCTGGAGAGATCATCACAAAGCCGCCTTCTGCCGATTTGTGGGAAGGGCAGACGGATGAACAGGAGATGGGCTTCACTTATGAGGATCTGGACCGTCTGCTGATTACAGGGGAAACTCGACCGGCAGCCAAGGAACGTATTGATTACCTGCATCGAATCTCTGAGCATAAGCGCAATATCATGCCAGGCATATAG
- a CDS encoding MBL fold metallo-hydrolase: MAQTYKLFTSCLWQTTSAVVSTEQRLYLFDPAYFPHEVEAIADYVQSERNGRELVLVLTHGDWDHIVGVGKFSDATVIAQKEILTAGRIEAKLNKAKKFDESYYVVRSYEVGMPKFTKFVEDAQEWQEVFFLPVPGHTPDQMATLFREQKLLVVGDMLSNLEFPFIDDSGAYLESLEKIEWLVLQGEVEEVIPGHGVPAKGREEILHRIGRDRQYLLDARAVVFEGIANNVGEEVLGEQFSQLTYDGVSIDEHLRVSHDQNRDQLSKEAISQKG; encoded by the coding sequence ATGGCACAGACCTACAAGCTGTTTACAAGCTGTTTGTGGCAAACGACCAGTGCAGTCGTCTCAACCGAGCAACGTCTCTACTTGTTTGATCCGGCCTATTTTCCCCATGAGGTAGAGGCGATTGCTGATTATGTGCAGAGTGAGAGGAATGGAAGAGAGCTCGTTCTCGTCCTGACTCACGGAGATTGGGATCATATTGTGGGAGTCGGAAAATTTTCAGATGCCACAGTCATTGCACAAAAGGAAATCCTCACAGCTGGACGGATCGAGGCTAAGCTGAACAAGGCGAAAAAGTTTGACGAGTCGTATTACGTGGTCAGATCGTATGAAGTAGGAATGCCGAAGTTCACGAAATTTGTGGAGGATGCCCAAGAGTGGCAGGAAGTTTTTTTCCTGCCTGTACCAGGACATACACCCGATCAGATGGCGACCTTGTTCCGGGAGCAGAAGCTGCTTGTTGTCGGTGACATGCTATCCAATTTGGAGTTCCCGTTTATCGATGACAGTGGTGCCTATTTGGAGAGTCTGGAAAAGATCGAATGGTTGGTTCTTCAAGGAGAAGTGGAAGAAGTCATTCCTGGACACGGAGTACCTGCAAAAGGACGCGAGGAAATCCTGCATCGAATTGGACGGGATCGCCAATACTTGTTGGATGCACGTGCAGTTGTTTTCGAGGGTATCGCTAATAACGTAGGGGAAGAGGTACTGGGAGAGCAGTTTTCCCAACTGACGTATGATGGTGTATCGATCGATGAACATCTCCGTGTATCCCATGACCAAAACCGGGATCAACTAAGCAAGGAAGCTATTTCGCAGAAAGGTTGA
- a CDS encoding DUF2062 domain-containing protein, translating to MWKKIYRKLKFEYYKVLRMKGAPAFVARGFSLGIFIEFITLPTFGIAFLLLFPLCKLFRASLPAGLVAFVIGKLILPLFILFNYNIGYVLIGKPLQKHLNHHESGMQWLVWVKEKGLVYFTGSAIMGLIVAFASYFLVLTGLQLYRRKKLRRSLPEESPPP from the coding sequence ATGTGGAAAAAAATATATCGCAAGCTAAAATTCGAGTACTACAAGGTGCTGAGAATGAAAGGGGCTCCAGCTTTCGTCGCCCGCGGATTTTCGCTCGGAATCTTCATCGAGTTTATTACCCTGCCTACTTTTGGCATCGCGTTTCTGTTGCTCTTCCCACTCTGCAAGCTATTTCGCGCCAGTTTGCCTGCTGGTTTGGTTGCGTTTGTCATCGGAAAGCTCATCTTACCGCTTTTCATTCTTTTCAATTATAATATTGGATACGTGTTGATCGGCAAACCGTTACAAAAGCATTTGAATCATCACGAGTCTGGGATGCAATGGCTTGTCTGGGTGAAAGAAAAAGGACTTGTCTATTTTACCGGGAGTGCCATTATGGGGCTGATTGTCGCGTTCGCGAGCTACTTTCTCGTTTTAACTGGCCTTCAATTGTATCGCCGCAAGAAATTACGGCGCTCATTACCTGAGGAAAGTCCTCCCCCTTAA
- a CDS encoding DedA family protein gives MEGVMGTFGDYIAQYGYGALFGLFFLGILGMPLPEETLLVFSGFLVSTGKLEYWPTFFVCFLGSVTAMTAAYWIGRTLGYAFLERYGKRLGMGYTVYKKTEEWFNRVGKWALPLGYFIPGVRQFTAYFAGITRLPFSTFMLYTYLGGLFWSLLFVTLGWQLGERWDELFDLIARNLAIFFITLLALIAAWSYFRHKANVKKQLRRDQNE, from the coding sequence GTGGAAGGTGTAATGGGAACCTTCGGTGACTATATTGCGCAATATGGGTATGGCGCCTTGTTTGGATTGTTCTTTCTAGGAATTTTGGGGATGCCCTTGCCAGAAGAAACGCTGCTTGTTTTTTCAGGATTCCTTGTTTCAACGGGAAAATTGGAATATTGGCCTACTTTTTTTGTCTGCTTTCTCGGTTCCGTTACAGCGATGACGGCAGCATACTGGATCGGCAGAACGCTAGGCTACGCTTTTCTCGAGCGATATGGGAAACGACTGGGTATGGGCTATACCGTTTACAAAAAAACAGAAGAGTGGTTTAATCGCGTCGGAAAATGGGCACTTCCGCTAGGCTATTTCATCCCTGGTGTTCGTCAGTTTACAGCCTATTTTGCCGGGATCACGCGATTGCCATTTTCGACTTTCATGCTTTATACCTATTTGGGTGGGCTGTTTTGGAGCTTGCTTTTTGTGACGCTTGGCTGGCAATTAGGAGAACGCTGGGATGAGCTGTTTGATTTGATTGCCCGTAACCTTGCGATCTTCTTTATCACTTTGCTCGCTTTGATCGCAGCCTGGTCGTATTTTAGACACAAGGCGAATGTAAAAAAGCAATTACGGAGGGATCAGAATGAGTGA
- a CDS encoding YkvA family protein: protein MSEENHNENLLPVVRKPTELVPVVLPEKHQRFYDKLREKIETFIKDKGVNDSVAKFILLAPDLFVLLARLMLDKRVGVQSKALAGVAVAYFITPIDFIPEALVGGFGLVDDVILAVYALRKILVDIDESIVREHWNGEEDLLVVITKVIRSADDLVGKKIVKKLEDTLFRKK from the coding sequence ATGAGTGAAGAAAACCACAACGAAAATCTATTGCCTGTGGTCCGGAAGCCAACCGAACTGGTTCCTGTAGTATTACCGGAAAAACATCAACGGTTTTATGATAAATTGCGTGAGAAAATCGAAACGTTCATTAAAGACAAGGGAGTCAATGATTCTGTAGCCAAATTTATACTGCTTGCACCCGATTTGTTTGTTCTCTTGGCGCGCCTTATGCTAGACAAGCGCGTAGGTGTTCAATCAAAAGCGTTAGCGGGTGTAGCCGTTGCTTACTTCATTACCCCGATTGATTTTATTCCAGAGGCATTAGTGGGCGGATTCGGACTTGTGGATGACGTTATTTTGGCTGTTTATGCTTTGCGCAAGATTTTGGTGGATATCGATGAATCGATTGTACGTGAGCATTGGAATGGCGAAGAAGACCTCTTGGTTGTCATTACGAAGGTGATTCGATCAGCGGATGATTTAGTTGGCAAGAAAATAGTGAAAAAGTTGGAAGACACCCTGTTCCGAAAAAAATAA
- a CDS encoding 3'-5' exoribonuclease YhaM family protein, which yields MKYLLDYQEGERVVAFCLIKNKEAGVASNQSEYLNLELGDRSGTLMAKLWDVNAEMKEWINVKSVVKIDAAVQMYRGKKQLVIQRIRLAAASDEVQMESLIPISPFPVDELWTKLTHAVDSLQSATLKAIIQEALATEEIQDRLRHYPAGVRMHHNYYHGLLEHIVSLLTAAQSLLPLYPQVDRDVLIATCILHDIGKLYELSDPIAPDYTTPGQLIGHLVMGVEMVSGICRKLDISLGDAEVLHLKHCILSHHGEVENGWGSAVSGKTPTAVMFHYLDQIDSKMNALSQTLADMTEEEEWAYAGVLRRKVWRGY from the coding sequence ATGAAATATTTATTGGACTATCAAGAGGGAGAGCGTGTTGTCGCTTTTTGCCTGATTAAAAACAAGGAAGCAGGCGTGGCGAGTAATCAGAGTGAATACTTGAATTTGGAGCTGGGAGATCGCTCCGGTACACTCATGGCAAAGCTGTGGGATGTCAATGCAGAAATGAAGGAATGGATTAACGTCAAGTCTGTCGTGAAGATCGACGCTGCCGTCCAAATGTATCGTGGGAAAAAGCAACTGGTGATTCAACGGATCAGACTGGCTGCCGCTTCAGACGAAGTTCAGATGGAGTCGCTCATTCCGATCTCGCCATTTCCAGTAGATGAACTGTGGACAAAGCTTACCCATGCAGTCGACAGCTTGCAGAGTGCCACGCTCAAGGCCATTATTCAAGAAGCGCTGGCAACAGAGGAGATTCAGGATCGCCTTCGTCATTATCCGGCTGGCGTTCGCATGCACCACAACTATTATCATGGATTGCTCGAGCATATTGTCTCTCTGTTGACGGCGGCACAGAGCCTCTTGCCACTGTATCCACAGGTAGACAGGGATGTACTGATTGCGACTTGTATCTTGCACGATATTGGAAAACTGTACGAGCTATCTGATCCTATCGCTCCGGATTACACCACGCCAGGTCAGTTAATTGGTCACCTGGTCATGGGAGTCGAGATGGTGAGCGGAATTTGCCGGAAGCTAGATATTTCGTTAGGGGACGCGGAGGTTCTGCACTTGAAGCATTGTATTTTGAGTCATCATGGAGAGGTAGAGAACGGCTGGGGCAGTGCTGTATCTGGAAAAACGCCTACAGCTGTCATGTTCCATTACCTGGACCAGATCGACAGCAAAATGAACGCTTTGAGCCAAACACTAGCGGATATGACGGAAGAAGAGGAATGGGCGTACGCTGGCGTGCTAAGACGAAAAGTCTGGCGCGGGTATTAA
- a CDS encoding YcdB/YcdC domain-containing protein — MKKRNRAVMFVLAVSMVTTPVALLHPISSYAYDGKSSLEPIELPEDIVHLLTELKEDYVPLMKGLHVDSYGGTSNSGYVINLSDRKSVITTNTTLTVSTNAKGDLTSFVLLDVNRDKTTKIKQKEAYQKAVDFIRNYIAVDHVISPKAMLSFDRASELDQLAVVSVYPQLNHTWVDKETARVMVDAKGQVVHFQQEKLKLPTAEEVADPSKAVPLEKAMKEWRDKVSLELVYDESAGKLVYVPDQFPTIDALSGEEVPSVYKTANKALKIKGTADMGVWRETKKMEQMLEKDFGLKLNQRTYKNVKEDKKYKNSDIDRHEWNASSYQSAWITLDRKTKSPIEFKLDGPVEKELEKPLTHDEAKDIAVQFVEKYLLSKEQSFFIKETSLVENLPGWADQNLVRPISSFAFHPEIGGIPTKRPLFYLEVDAKKGNVVFVHVNDLPSMPATISKDGIIKDEKAKDAYVKEANLRLAYWYPRVGTHSAKLPQLAYLPTTDAKALQIDAATGAVEETWLEWKASH, encoded by the coding sequence GTGAAAAAGAGAAACAGAGCTGTCATGTTTGTGTTGGCAGTCAGCATGGTCACGACACCAGTGGCACTTCTACATCCGATATCTTCCTATGCGTATGATGGCAAATCGAGTTTGGAACCGATTGAGTTGCCAGAAGACATCGTCCATTTGTTAACAGAATTGAAGGAGGACTATGTGCCTCTCATGAAAGGCCTTCATGTGGACTCATACGGAGGGACAAGCAACTCGGGGTATGTCATTAATCTTTCGGATCGAAAGAGTGTTATTACCACGAATACGACGCTCACTGTCTCTACAAATGCAAAGGGAGATTTGACTAGTTTTGTCCTGCTTGATGTGAATCGGGACAAAACAACCAAGATCAAACAAAAGGAAGCCTATCAAAAGGCTGTGGACTTTATTCGGAATTACATAGCAGTTGACCATGTTATTTCCCCAAAAGCGATGCTTTCTTTCGATCGCGCATCTGAGCTGGATCAACTGGCGGTTGTCAGTGTCTACCCACAGTTGAACCATACATGGGTGGACAAAGAGACAGCGCGGGTCATGGTTGACGCAAAGGGTCAGGTTGTCCATTTTCAGCAAGAAAAGCTAAAGCTTCCTACCGCAGAAGAAGTAGCGGACCCAAGCAAGGCTGTACCGCTTGAAAAGGCAATGAAGGAGTGGCGAGACAAGGTATCCTTGGAATTGGTCTACGATGAGTCAGCGGGCAAGCTCGTTTACGTGCCTGACCAATTCCCAACGATAGATGCTCTGTCTGGTGAAGAAGTTCCGTCTGTGTATAAAACAGCGAATAAGGCGCTGAAAATCAAAGGAACAGCCGACATGGGTGTCTGGCGAGAGACGAAAAAAATGGAGCAGATGCTCGAGAAGGATTTTGGCCTGAAGCTAAATCAACGCACGTACAAAAATGTAAAAGAAGACAAAAAGTATAAAAACAGTGACATCGATCGCCATGAATGGAATGCGAGCTCGTATCAAAGCGCATGGATTACGCTCGACCGTAAAACAAAATCGCCCATTGAATTCAAGCTGGACGGCCCCGTAGAAAAGGAGCTTGAGAAGCCGCTCACGCATGATGAGGCAAAAGACATCGCTGTTCAATTTGTGGAGAAATACTTATTGTCCAAAGAACAATCTTTTTTTATAAAAGAGACGAGTCTTGTTGAAAATCTGCCGGGTTGGGCGGATCAAAATCTGGTGCGGCCGATCAGTAGCTTTGCTTTTCACCCTGAGATTGGCGGTATCCCTACCAAGAGACCACTGTTCTACCTGGAAGTGGACGCAAAGAAGGGCAATGTAGTCTTTGTTCACGTAAATGACCTGCCGTCTATGCCTGCTACGATCAGTAAAGACGGTATTATCAAGGATGAGAAAGCAAAGGATGCGTATGTCAAAGAAGCAAATCTGCGCTTGGCATACTGGTATCCGAGGGTAGGGACGCATTCAGCGAAACTGCCGCAGTTGGCGTATTTACCGACAACCGATGCCAAGGCGCTGCAGATCGATGCTGCAACGGGTGCAGTGGAGGAAACCTGGCTGGAATGGAAAGCGTCCCACTAA
- a CDS encoding YecA family protein — MSVGRNELCPCGSGKKYKKCCGVVTPITELRSRHEQKLQKEYAGWVERLNHFVGANVTSETIQEARNRFAEEVGLTQESVARPEWAAHFFNWCVLDVKTGGSTLLENYIKQHGRRMEPDLRRAFAGLHLNVYEIVEVDRDVITVQQPISEEKHYLLRANTLNVVPGQLIVGRLLNLGLRDMLFSGSIILQPHVKERLLEWLHQHPEVEAAKTDTSKRSYTTELYHFIVQFGEAASESEAPKQESLLRRTYAMPDRKQLLKVIESNPAFELKKRDGARETWVYATRKEEHLFPNLKDALLELYEVQAEVILQDDSLILEGYAPQLDEVAELLLLLAFENEEEIRVLTSTGSRLSKGTLFITSQPTLPPKVLQWAVQTYFAEKWLVTSHEQLDDLAPLLVAATENEALHEKLHKLMEQMEQDHKIGQGLARFIRMDMLRPRLSLSNDSLHVHNLLRRPLIEGLPESVYTVHPDRLADINRFVQEMTDGKSEATVKKYDEVMNHFRSFVRGAFGPSFTWGQLRREDLVYFLVHDIFTRTDATTKTLATNLMSVLTAFFKWLDKQGPYALYPVMQPLFAELKETLPESYRLRGMLEKEATQNLYSNPMAIQDITEESLLVQEVTSSGCTAKRANGETIKLSIGAELGTVVAADWMIHGLFGQGEDGTWRLYGTPEVYPPVIAQVLGAPTGVLV; from the coding sequence ATGTCGGTAGGAAGAAACGAACTGTGCCCTTGCGGGAGCGGAAAAAAATACAAAAAATGCTGTGGGGTTGTCACTCCCATTACGGAGCTGCGGAGCCGCCACGAGCAAAAGCTTCAAAAAGAATACGCTGGCTGGGTTGAAAGACTGAACCATTTTGTCGGCGCAAATGTAACCAGCGAGACGATTCAAGAAGCGCGGAATCGTTTTGCTGAAGAAGTAGGCTTGACCCAAGAGAGTGTTGCTCGTCCTGAATGGGCTGCCCACTTCTTCAACTGGTGTGTCTTGGACGTCAAAACAGGTGGAAGCACGCTGCTTGAGAACTATATCAAACAGCATGGACGTCGGATGGAGCCTGATCTTCGCCGTGCGTTTGCTGGATTGCACCTGAATGTTTATGAAATCGTGGAAGTGGATCGTGATGTCATCACGGTTCAACAACCGATTTCGGAAGAAAAACACTATCTGCTTCGTGCCAATACGTTGAATGTTGTCCCTGGACAATTGATCGTAGGGCGCCTGCTGAATCTAGGTCTGCGTGATATGCTCTTCTCTGGCAGCATCATCTTGCAGCCACATGTCAAGGAAAGACTGCTCGAGTGGTTACACCAGCATCCAGAAGTAGAAGCTGCGAAGACAGATACGAGCAAGAGAAGCTATACGACAGAGCTATATCACTTCATCGTTCAATTTGGTGAAGCGGCAAGTGAGTCGGAAGCACCGAAGCAAGAATCGCTTCTGCGTCGTACCTATGCGATGCCAGACCGTAAACAGCTGTTGAAAGTAATTGAGTCAAACCCTGCATTTGAGCTGAAAAAGCGGGATGGTGCTCGTGAGACATGGGTATATGCGACACGCAAGGAAGAGCATTTGTTCCCGAATTTAAAGGATGCCTTGCTGGAGCTATACGAAGTACAGGCAGAAGTGATATTGCAGGATGACAGCCTGATTCTGGAAGGGTATGCACCGCAGTTAGACGAAGTCGCAGAGCTTTTGCTGCTGCTTGCATTTGAGAACGAAGAGGAAATTCGCGTTCTTACTTCAACTGGCTCTCGTTTGTCCAAAGGAACTCTGTTTATCACGAGTCAGCCTACCTTGCCACCAAAAGTGTTGCAGTGGGCAGTCCAAACCTATTTTGCTGAAAAATGGCTGGTTACGTCCCATGAACAGCTCGATGATTTGGCTCCACTCCTGGTAGCGGCTACTGAAAACGAGGCACTGCATGAAAAACTCCACAAGCTGATGGAGCAAATGGAACAGGATCATAAAATCGGACAAGGCTTGGCTCGCTTTATCCGAATGGACATGCTTCGTCCGCGCCTCTCGTTGTCAAATGACAGCCTGCATGTGCATAACCTGCTGCGCCGTCCGTTGATCGAGGGATTGCCGGAGAGTGTGTACACCGTACATCCTGACAGACTTGCGGACATCAATCGCTTCGTGCAAGAGATGACCGATGGCAAGTCAGAAGCCACCGTCAAAAAGTACGATGAGGTGATGAACCACTTCCGTTCATTCGTCAGAGGAGCGTTTGGCCCTTCCTTCACATGGGGGCAGTTGCGCAGAGAGGACCTGGTATACTTCCTCGTCCACGACATTTTCACGCGCACGGACGCAACGACCAAAACATTGGCAACCAATCTGATGTCTGTTTTGACGGCGTTCTTCAAGTGGTTGGATAAGCAAGGACCATACGCGCTTTATCCTGTCATGCAGCCATTGTTCGCCGAGTTGAAGGAAACATTGCCGGAATCCTATCGCTTGCGTGGTATGCTAGAAAAAGAAGCGACGCAAAATCTTTACAGCAACCCGATGGCGATCCAAGATATCACGGAAGAATCCTTGCTTGTGCAAGAGGTCACTTCATCGGGTTGTACGGCAAAACGTGCGAATGGAGAGACAATCAAGCTGTCTATTGGTGCTGAATTAGGTACTGTGGTGGCAGCAGATTGGATGATCCATGGCTTGTTCGGTCAAGGTGAGGACGGTACTTGGAGACTGTATGGTACGCCAGAGGTGTATCCGCCAGTCATCGCCCAAGTGCTGGGCGCACCAACAGGTGTATTGGTCTAG
- a CDS encoding MFS transporter, whose amino-acid sequence MSASSTPIHSTPAGTAAPTVYRMLFAISIAHLLNDSLQAVIPALLPIVEKNLALTFTQVGMILLVMNLTSSVLQPFVGYFSDRKSIPILPPLALIVSGLGMLALAFSGNYYFVLAAVACVGIGSAIFHPEASRFAHLASGPRRGLGQSIFQVGGNAGQALAPLMTILVFANLGQPGAAWFLLPALLASGILLYVALWYRGQQRLKKATAAPVTYTNLNKRLIALGLLIVIVSVRSWMNAGYQSFYQFYLMYVKDMEYANAQLVIFGFLFAGAIGTFFGGPLSDRFGKRNLLIISTLGSLPLTLLTPYVSGFWAFPLLVISGFIMLSSFSVTVVYAQELLPGKIGTVSGLIIGLAFGMGGMGALVFGYLADLYSLSFVILLCSFLPLIGFIGFLLPKDKTLREWAH is encoded by the coding sequence ATGAGTGCATCATCGACACCCATTCACTCTACACCCGCAGGGACTGCAGCACCGACTGTCTATCGCATGCTATTTGCCATTAGCATTGCGCATCTGTTAAACGACAGCTTGCAAGCCGTCATCCCTGCATTGCTTCCAATTGTAGAAAAGAACCTAGCATTAACGTTTACACAGGTCGGAATGATTTTGCTCGTCATGAATCTTACTTCATCGGTTTTGCAACCATTCGTCGGTTACTTCTCCGATCGCAAATCGATCCCAATATTGCCACCACTGGCTTTGATCGTATCGGGATTGGGGATGCTGGCACTCGCTTTCTCTGGCAATTATTATTTCGTTCTTGCAGCAGTCGCCTGTGTTGGGATTGGCTCAGCCATCTTCCACCCAGAAGCCTCACGCTTCGCCCACTTGGCATCAGGTCCTCGCAGAGGGCTGGGGCAATCCATTTTTCAAGTGGGGGGAAATGCTGGGCAAGCACTCGCTCCCTTGATGACCATCCTGGTCTTTGCGAACCTGGGACAGCCAGGAGCCGCCTGGTTTCTGCTACCCGCGCTATTAGCTAGCGGCATCTTGCTCTATGTTGCTCTCTGGTATCGTGGGCAACAGCGTTTGAAAAAGGCTACTGCCGCACCTGTTACGTATACGAATCTGAACAAGCGGCTGATTGCCTTAGGCCTCCTGATTGTCATCGTCAGTGTGCGTTCCTGGATGAATGCTGGCTACCAAAGCTTTTACCAGTTTTATTTGATGTATGTGAAAGATATGGAATACGCCAATGCCCAGCTCGTCATTTTTGGTTTTCTTTTCGCAGGAGCGATTGGGACATTTTTTGGCGGACCGCTGTCTGACCGATTCGGAAAAAGGAACTTGCTCATCATTTCCACACTCGGTTCACTTCCACTGACATTACTGACGCCTTACGTCTCCGGATTTTGGGCCTTTCCATTGCTCGTGATCAGCGGCTTTATTATGCTTTCCAGCTTCTCCGTCACGGTCGTATATGCGCAGGAGCTATTGCCTGGTAAAATTGGGACCGTATCCGGGCTGATTATCGGGCTTGCCTTTGGAATGGGAGGCATGGGCGCTCTCGTATTCGGCTATCTCGCCGATCTTTACAGTCTAAGCTTTGTCATTCTGTTATGTTCGTTCCTCCCGTTGATCGGGTTTATCGGCTTTTTGCTCCCGAAGGACAAGACACTCCGCGAATGGGCTCACTAA
- a CDS encoding carbohydrate kinase family protein, whose product MMGIWWSEIKDLICQEVFKKVGKKGDAVEKRVKHNGLDHEQKARGNAGMLDGITEYWLCVGGANVDVQGVTSARLLPGTSNPGEVHQVAGGVARNVAENLGWLGEEVQLFALVGEDADGEWLRQVTANSGVATHGMLRIAGKSTGRYLAIRDRDGELYTAVADMELNEEWPAEIVQQGLKRLPQAAGLFLDANLPIEVMRAFLTEARRLDKKIIVDPVSVKKAEKWQGLLEGVHILVASIDELEVLGGQTLHSYNDVEVCAKKLVAEGIHQVMVICGEAGLWLCTAQEEKWLAAPTMPIREAAGDAFAAGIIYAQNKALSLAEQAAFGVALAEMRTKGNGRYDIDVLLARKDYYTTKERQIVDRE is encoded by the coding sequence ATGATGGGAATATGGTGGTCGGAAATAAAGGATTTGATCTGTCAGGAAGTTTTTAAAAAGGTAGGTAAAAAGGGAGATGCTGTCGAAAAAAGAGTGAAGCACAATGGACTAGACCATGAGCAGAAGGCTAGGGGGAATGCTGGAATGCTGGACGGGATAACAGAATACTGGCTATGCGTGGGAGGAGCCAATGTTGACGTGCAGGGAGTCACTTCTGCCAGACTGTTGCCTGGAACAAGTAATCCGGGTGAAGTGCATCAAGTGGCAGGCGGCGTAGCTCGAAACGTGGCGGAAAATCTGGGATGGCTAGGAGAAGAAGTGCAGCTATTTGCTCTGGTAGGAGAAGATGCAGATGGCGAGTGGCTGAGACAGGTCACAGCAAATAGTGGAGTGGCTACCCATGGCATGTTGCGAATCGCAGGGAAATCGACTGGGCGCTACTTGGCTATTCGTGACCGTGACGGTGAATTGTACACGGCTGTTGCAGATATGGAACTAAATGAAGAATGGCCAGCGGAAATTGTCCAGCAAGGTCTCAAGCGCTTGCCGCAGGCGGCAGGCTTGTTTCTGGATGCCAACCTTCCCATCGAGGTTATGCGGGCATTCTTGACGGAAGCCAGGAGACTCGACAAAAAGATCATTGTAGACCCTGTTTCTGTGAAAAAAGCAGAAAAGTGGCAAGGATTGCTTGAAGGCGTTCATATACTTGTCGCGAGCATAGATGAGCTGGAAGTGTTAGGTGGCCAAACCCTTCATTCCTATAATGATGTGGAAGTATGCGCGAAAAAATTAGTGGCAGAGGGTATTCATCAGGTCATGGTCATTTGTGGGGAAGCAGGGCTATGGCTGTGTACCGCACAGGAGGAAAAATGGCTTGCTGCACCAACTATGCCGATCCGAGAAGCTGCGGGAGATGCGTTTGCTGCGGGGATCATTTATGCCCAAAACAAAGCGTTGTCCCTTGCAGAACAAGCAGCATTCGGCGTTGCTCTGGCCGAGATGAGAACAAAGGGAAATGGACGATACGATATCGATGTCCTTTTGGCACGAAAAGATTACTATACCACAAAAGAAAGACAGATCGTCGACAGAGAATGA